CTCCCCGTGGTTTGCATAAGATACGAGCAAAAATTGGCAGCGATTGCGATCCAGGAACGGTTTTCGTGGGTCGCCGCCCCACTGGTGAGGTTTATCAAACTTCCATGAAACAGCAACACCCCAACCGAGATTGGATACTAACCCGAATAATGTGGCTAAGTGGATTGGAGCCGGGCCGTAATCGTTTCGGCAATGTGGATACTATGTCGCGTTATGTATACATACACGGATGTCCGGATGATGACGCTATGGGGGTGCCTTCGTCTCATGGTTGTATAAAAATGCGGAATTTGGATGTTATTTCGTTATTTGAACTTGTAGAAATAGGAACACGAGTTAATATTATGGAAGGCCCATTGAAAAAATAATAATGAGCGTCTGAGAAAATCCGTGTGGCAAATCGGTGAGTGGTGTTTTTGAGTAATGCCAAACAACGAAGCGGAAGTTTTCTCAGGCCGGGACAGTCGTGATGTGGTTCTGGTGTCTTAAATGTTACAAGCTTTGTCACATATGAGACTACGTTCAGTTGCAGGTATGGATGTACTGTGACCGGGTCTACAACAAAAACAGGGTTTGCATATTTCGCGTAAGAATGACGATAACAGTCGCGTGCGTGTGTGCAATGTGGGTGAAAATCATTCAAAACAGACAGAGAGGTAGAGAGCATTGGCTAAGCATGAAAATATAACCGAACCGGATGGCATGGGCTATCAGGTTCGTGTGGTTCGTAAAGGCATTGAGCGAAGCAAATACTTTTCTCACAATCAACACGGTGGCAAGCGCAAGGCACTAAAAGCGGCACTGGAATGGCGTGATATGATCCGTGAGAAGTATTATGAAAAAGCCAAACGCCCTGTTAAAAGTAATACCGGGTTGCGGGGTATCTCCCGAACCACCAAGTTTGATAAACGTCGCGGTATAACGTATGTGAGCTACAGTGTTCATTTTAAGGATTCACGGGGTAATCCAAACAACAAGACATTTTTTGTCGGCGATGTAAACAATATTTCTGATAAAGACGAGCAAAAAGCTCTTCGGGCGGCCAAAAAATTTAGAAAACAGTACGAAAAGGGAGAGTTGTACAATTAACAGGGATGGGCAGGCGCTGCGGCGCCTGCCCAGCGCCTACGCTTTGTGCAATCCCCCGTTTTTTCATCTCGAGCGTTCCAGTTCTAGTCTTTGATTTTATTGTGTTTTATCCCTGTTTCCGTTCCTTTTCAGCGATCTTTGGGTTAAAATTACACACTTACCGTAACTTTCCCTTTGTTTTTTAGTACAATGCCGCTCTTGTTTTTATGGTGAGCGACCATGCGGATTGCATTGGGAATAGAATACGACGGCAGTGCGTATAATGGCTGGCAATTACAGGATGGTGATAATGTAACCACTGTACAGGCTTGTGTGGAGCAAGCAGTAACCACAGTGGCCAATCATCCGGTTCGAGTGATCTGTGCCGGACGAACCGATACGGGTGTCCATGCATTATCGCAAGTTGTTCATTTTGAAACGGAATCAGAGCGTTCTCAACGATCCTGGGTGTTTGGTTGTAATGCTAATTTACCCAAAAATATTGTGGTAACCTGGGCTAGAATGGTGAGTGAGGATTTCCACGCCCGATTTTCTGCCAAATCACGGCGTTATCTCTATGTCATATTGAACCGGCCAGTGCGGCCCACGTTTCTGGCAAAGCGGGTGACTTGGGAATACCGCCCCCTGGACGAGCAACGTATGGCCGATGCCGCCCAGGCTTTGGTGGGGGAGCATGATTTTAATGCCTATCGCGCTACGGCATGCCAGGCCAAATCGCCGGTGCGTCATGTGTATTCCATTGAGGTAAGACGCAACGGGGAATGGGTCACCATTGAAATCAGGGCCAACGCTTTTTTACATCATATGGTGCGCAACATTGCCGGTGTTCTTATGACGATTGGTGCCGGCGAACAAGCGGTCGCTTGGGCGGAGCAGGTGTTACAAAGTCGTGACCGCAGCCTGGGTGGCGTCACCAGTCCCCCGTGTGGTTTGTATCTGGTGGACGTGGAATACGATGACAGTTATGGATTACCCAGAGTGTCAGATGAGCAACTGCTTTGGAAACCGGTGTGAGGAAAACAAATGCGTACGCGGGTGAAAATATGCGGGATTACCAGACCTGACGATGGCCTCAATGCGGCTATGCTCGGTGCCGATGCCATTGGTCTGGTGTTTTATGAAAAAAGTCCTCGGGCTGTGGATGTGCGTATTGCAAAAGAGATCATTGCGGTGCTGCCGCCCTTTGTTACCGTAGTGGGTTTGTTTGTGGATCCCACACCTCAGGAAATGGCGGCTGTATTGCACCGGGTGCCCCTGGATATTTTGCAGTTTCATGGTAATGAGGAGCCGGGCGAATGCTCCTGCTACAATAAGCCCTATATTAAAGCCATCCCTATGCGGGATGGCGTAGACCTGGAAGCGCAATGTAAACGCTATGCCGGTGCCCGAGGGTTGTTGCTGGATAGTTATGATCCTAACTTGGCCGGTGGAACGGGTAAGACCTTTAATTGGTCCTTGATCCCCAAGAAATTGAACAAACCCATTATTTTGGCGGGTGGTTTGACGCCGGACAATGTGTGGAAGCTCATTTCCTCCGTTAGGCCCTTTGCCGTGGATGTGAGCAGCGGTGTGGAAGTGGCAAAAGGGATTAAAGACCCTGATACCATGGCTGCTTTTATTAGAGGTGTAAATAATGTCTGAACAGTTACAGAATCCACCGGATTTTACCGCTATGCCGGATGAGCGCGGCCATTTCGGAATCTATGGCGGATTGTTTGTTAGCGAAACGCTTATGGTGCCTTTGCAAGAGTTGCGGCTGGCCTATGAAAAAGTGAAGCATGACGCGGAGTTTGTGCGCGAACTGGATGAGGATTTACGCCAATACGTGGGTCGTCCCAGTCCCTTGTATTTTGCTACCAACTGGACCCGTGTGCTCGGTGGTGCGCAAGTTTTTCTGAAACGGGAAGACTTGAATCACACAGGGGCGCACAAGGTCAATAACACCATTGGTCAGGCTCTGTTGGCTAAACGTCTGGGCAAGACTCGCATCATCGCTGAGACCGGTGCCGGGCAACATGGCGTGGCGACTGCCACTGTGGCGGCGCGCTTGGGTTTGGAGTGTGTGGTGTACATGGGCGCAGAAGACATTAAGCGCCAGGCCATTAATGTGTATCGGATGAAATTACTCGGAGCCACGGTGGTGCCGGTGGAATCCGGCTCACGTACCCTGAAGGATGCCTTGAACGAGGCAATGCGTGATTGGGTCACCAATGTCGATAACACCTTCTATATTATTGGCACGGTTGCCGGCCCCCATCCTTATCCTGCCATGGTGCGGGACTTTCAAGCGATTATCGGCCGTGAAGCGCGAGAGCAGATTTTGCAGCAGCGAGGCCGTTTGCCGGACCATTTAGTGGCCTGTGTGGGCGGTGGCTCAAATGCTATAGGTCTGTTTTATCCCTTTTTACCCGATTCCAGTGTTGCGATGACCGGGGTAGAGGCTGCTGGTAAGGGTTTGGACAGCGGCGAGCATGCCGCGCCTTTGTGTGCCGGAAAGCCTGGGGTGCTCCATGGAAACCGTACCTATTTAATGGAAGACAAAAATGGTCAAATTATAGAGACCCATTCCGTGTCAGCCGGATTGGATTATCCCGGGGTGGGGCCGGAGCACGCTTGGTTGAAAGATGTGGGGCGAGTCAACTATGCCGCCATCAATGATCAGGAGGCGTTGCAGGCGTTTCACGATCTGACCCGTATCGAAGGTATTATTCCCGCTTTGGAGTCCAGCCACGCACTGGCCTATGCCGCCAAACTGGCCCCCACGATGGATAAAGAGCAAATTATTATTGTGAATTTATCCGGGCGGGGCGATAAAGACATTCACACCGTGGCTGCCATAGAGAATATTGAAGGGATTAGTTGAATTCTGTGAACAAGTTTGAACAGTTTTTGTGTCAATAAGGTTTAATCATGAGCCGAATCAGTGAAGTTTTTGCAAAATTGGCGTCGGGCTCTGCCCTGATTCCGTATATAACCGCAGGCGACCCGCATCCTGGGTTGACCGTGGAAATGATGCACATGTTAGTGCAAAGTGGTGCCGACATCATCGAACTGGGTGTACCCTTTTCCGATCCCATGGCAGATGGTCCGGTGATTCAAAAGGCCAGCGAGCGAGCATTGCTTCACGACGTGGGTTTAGGGGATGTGCTGGAGATGGTACGGGAGTTTCGTCGCCGTGACAGCAGTACCCCGGTAGTGTTAATGGGGTATTTGAATCCTATCGAGGTCATGGGTTATGCACAGTTCGCCGAGGCGGCAGCAGCGGCTGGTGTGGATGGGGTGTTAACCGTGGATATGCCGCCGGAAGAAGCCGGTGATTTGATGCCATTGCTGGATAAGTACCAATTGGAACCCATATTTTTGATTGCGCCGACCACCAGCATGGATCGAATTCGTACCATCTGTGCAGCCGCCAAGGGTTATGTATACTATGTTTCGGTAAAGGGTGTTACGGGAGCGTCCACTTTGGATGTTGCCTCGGTTGCGGAGAAAGTTGAGAAAATTCGTCAATGTACCCAACTGCCGGTTGGGGTGGGATTCGGTATTAAAGATGCCACCTCCGCTGCGCAAATTGCTCAAATAGCCGACGGTGTGGTGGTGGGCAGTGCTATCATAAAATTAGTTGAGAATTTCTCGGAACAAAAAGATAAAATGCTGCAAGCCATTGCAGCCCTGTTAAAGGATATGCGTCAGGCCATGGATCAGCGCATGTAAATGTCGCTACGGGTGTGACGGACCGTTTGATTGAAAATGAAAGTTGGTGATTAATGAGCTGGTTGGAAAAATTACTGCCATCGCGCATACGTATAGAAGGCGGGCAAAAGAAAGCCGTTCCTGAAGGTTTGTGGAGCAAATGCAGCGTCTGTAATGCGGTTTTATACCGAGCAGAATTGGAGCGTAATTTTAGTGTTTGCCCAAAATGTGAACATCATATGCGCATTGGTGCGCGGCGGCGTTTGGACTTGTTTCTGGATGAAGAGCCGCGGCAGGAAATCGGACAACATGTAGAACCGGTGGATGTGCTTAAGTTCAAGGACTTGAAAAAGTATAAAGATCGCCTCAATGTGGCACAAAAAGGCACCGGAGAGAAAGATGCCTTCGTGGGTATGATGGGCCAGGTTTGCGGAGTGCCGGTTGTGGCCGGAGCTTTTGAATTTGCGTTCATGGGGGGCTCCATGGGTTCCGTTGTGGGCGAGAAGTTCGTTCGTTGTGTGGACCAGTCACTGGAGCACAATATTCCTTTTGTGTGTTTTTCCGCCAGTGGTGGTGCCCGCATGCAGGAAGCACTGTTTTCACTCATGCAAATGGCGAAAACCAGCGCTGCGTTGACCCGGATGCAAAAGCGGGGAATTCCCTTTATCAGTGTGCTGACCGATCCAACCATGGGCGGGGTCTCAGCCAGTCTGGCCATGTTGGGAGATGTCAATATCGGTGAACCTAATGCACTCATTGGTTTTGCGGGGCCCAGGGTTATTGAGCAAACTGTACGACAAACCTTGCCCGAAGGATTTCAGCGGAGTGAGTTTTTATTGGAGCATGGTGCCATTGATATGATCGTTGACCGGAGGGAAATGCGTGAAAGAGTGGCTGGATTACTGACTGTTTTGACGCGGCAACCGGCACCGTAGATTCATAGAGTCAAACAAACCATCGAATCAACAAACGATAAGGGTTAACTAATTATTGATGCAACAGCGTTCGGTATCTGAATGGTTGGCGTGGCAGGAGACTCTCAATTCCAAAGAAATCGAACTGGGATTGGAACGGGTTGCCACAGTTTATAATCTGATGCAACTGGACTTTGGTGGTACCACGGTGATTACTGTGGCAGGCACCAATGGTAAAGGTTCTACTGTGGAAATGCTGGCAGCCATCCTAGGCGCAGCCGGCCATAAGGTGGGAACCTATACTTCACCCCACATGTTTCGCTATAACGAGCGGATTTGTATCAACCGCGTGCCCGTTAGTGATGAGACTCTTTGCCAAGCGTTTGAAGCGGTGGAATCGGTGCGAGGCGATGTACCTCTGACCTATTTTGAATTTGGTACCTTGGCGGCTTTTTGGTGCTTTAGACAGCAAAATCTGGATATCATTATCCTGGAAGTGGGGTTAGGTGGGCGTTTGGATGCAGTGAACCTGATCGATCCCCAAATCAGCGTGATTACCAGTATCGGCATAGACCATGTGGAATGGTTGGGTAAAGACCGCAATGCCATTGCCCGGGAAAAAGCCGGTATCCTCAGAAAAGGCAATATTATGGTGTGTGGAGATGTGGTTCCACCCATGTCACTACAGGAAATCGCCCGGGAACTCAGCGTCAAAACCTTTTATATCAACTACGATTTTGTGATTCAGAAAAAATCGGATCATTGGGATTGGTCCCATGTGACGGAGAAGTATCAGCATTTGCCTTTTCCACGCCTGGATGGCGAGGTGCAACTGCGCAACGCCGCCTGCGCTTTAATGGTGGTCACCAGTTTGCAACAGCAATTCCCCGTGAGTGAAGCCCATATCCACAAAGGTCTCAAATCTGCGAATTTGCCGGGTCGCTACCAAACCATATCCGGAAAATTCACCCAAGTCTTTGATGTGGCACACAATCCTCAAAGCTGTAAGGAGCTGGCCAAGTATCTGGAACAACATCCTGTTTCCGGTCGTACCCATGCCTTGGTGGGTATGCTGAAAGATAAGGATTTTCTGGACTGTGTTCTGCCTCTGATGCCCTTGGTGGATGATTGGTATGTGGCCAGCCTGCAGGTGAGTCGCGGTGCTGATGCCGCGGATTTGGCAGCCAGTTTGCGCAAATTGAAAAAAGATGTATTTGTACATAGCACCGCAAAGGTGACAGAGGCCTATGATGTACTTATGCAGACTGCTCAACCGGGGGATAAAGTGGTAGTGTTCGGCTCCTTCCACACCCTCGCCCAGGTGTTACCGCAGCCATCCTAATGGGTGGTTAAGCGGATTCGGGGGAAATTGGTGGATAATATACTCAAACAGCGTTTGGTTGGCGCTATCGTGTTAATTTCCCTGGCGGTGATTTTTCTTCCCATGCTGTTCTCAGGCAATGGTCAGTTTCAGTCCCGCTTTCAGTCTGGAATCCCGCCTCAGCCCAGTTACGACATAGTGGCGTCGCAACTCAAGGTGCCGGAGCAGGTGCCCAGCAAGGTTTTGGAAAAAGTGCCATTGATTCAACCGACTGAGTCCAAGGCTTCAAACGAAACGCCGGCAACACAGGCTTCGGCTCAAATCGAGCAATCCCACACCGATCCGGATCCCTCTGTCCCTGAAAATCCAACCCCAGCCATAAATACCCCATCATCGCAAAAGGCCACACCGCCCGTAACCGGGTGGGTTGTGCAAGTGGGTAGTTTTTATAAGAAAAAAAATGCCATGACTTTAAGGGATCGATTGCGTAAGAAAGGTTTATCCAGTTTTGTTGTGACCGGGCGTGGCAAAAATGGCCCCATTTATCGGGTCCGGGTTGGACCTGAGCTGGACCGCAAGAAAGCGGATAATTTGCTACGTAC
This genomic stretch from Gammaproteobacteria bacterium harbors:
- the trpB gene encoding tryptophan synthase subunit beta yields the protein MSEQLQNPPDFTAMPDERGHFGIYGGLFVSETLMVPLQELRLAYEKVKHDAEFVRELDEDLRQYVGRPSPLYFATNWTRVLGGAQVFLKREDLNHTGAHKVNNTIGQALLAKRLGKTRIIAETGAGQHGVATATVAARLGLECVVYMGAEDIKRQAINVYRMKLLGATVVPVESGSRTLKDALNEAMRDWVTNVDNTFYIIGTVAGPHPYPAMVRDFQAIIGREAREQILQQRGRLPDHLVACVGGGSNAIGLFYPFLPDSSVAMTGVEAAGKGLDSGEHAAPLCAGKPGVLHGNRTYLMEDKNGQIIETHSVSAGLDYPGVGPEHAWLKDVGRVNYAAINDQEALQAFHDLTRIEGIIPALESSHALAYAAKLAPTMDKEQIIIVNLSGRGDKDIHTVAAIENIEGIS
- a CDS encoding phosphoribosylanthranilate isomerase: MRTRVKICGITRPDDGLNAAMLGADAIGLVFYEKSPRAVDVRIAKEIIAVLPPFVTVVGLFVDPTPQEMAAVLHRVPLDILQFHGNEEPGECSCYNKPYIKAIPMRDGVDLEAQCKRYAGARGLLLDSYDPNLAGGTGKTFNWSLIPKKLNKPIILAGGLTPDNVWKLISSVRPFAVDVSSGVEVAKGIKDPDTMAAFIRGVNNV
- the folC gene encoding bifunctional tetrahydrofolate synthase/dihydrofolate synthase, with protein sequence MQQRSVSEWLAWQETLNSKEIELGLERVATVYNLMQLDFGGTTVITVAGTNGKGSTVEMLAAILGAAGHKVGTYTSPHMFRYNERICINRVPVSDETLCQAFEAVESVRGDVPLTYFEFGTLAAFWCFRQQNLDIIILEVGLGGRLDAVNLIDPQISVITSIGIDHVEWLGKDRNAIAREKAGILRKGNIMVCGDVVPPMSLQEIARELSVKTFYINYDFVIQKKSDHWDWSHVTEKYQHLPFPRLDGEVQLRNAACALMVVTSLQQQFPVSEAHIHKGLKSANLPGRYQTISGKFTQVFDVAHNPQSCKELAKYLEQHPVSGRTHALVGMLKDKDFLDCVLPLMPLVDDWYVASLQVSRGADAADLAASLRKLKKDVFVHSTAKVTEAYDVLMQTAQPGDKVVVFGSFHTLAQVLPQPS
- the accD gene encoding acetyl-CoA carboxylase, carboxyltransferase subunit beta, translated to MSWLEKLLPSRIRIEGGQKKAVPEGLWSKCSVCNAVLYRAELERNFSVCPKCEHHMRIGARRRLDLFLDEEPRQEIGQHVEPVDVLKFKDLKKYKDRLNVAQKGTGEKDAFVGMMGQVCGVPVVAGAFEFAFMGGSMGSVVGEKFVRCVDQSLEHNIPFVCFSASGGARMQEALFSLMQMAKTSAALTRMQKRGIPFISVLTDPTMGGVSASLAMLGDVNIGEPNALIGFAGPRVIEQTVRQTLPEGFQRSEFLLEHGAIDMIVDRREMRERVAGLLTVLTRQPAP
- the truA gene encoding tRNA pseudouridine(38-40) synthase TruA, translated to MRIALGIEYDGSAYNGWQLQDGDNVTTVQACVEQAVTTVANHPVRVICAGRTDTGVHALSQVVHFETESERSQRSWVFGCNANLPKNIVVTWARMVSEDFHARFSAKSRRYLYVILNRPVRPTFLAKRVTWEYRPLDEQRMADAAQALVGEHDFNAYRATACQAKSPVRHVYSIEVRRNGEWVTIEIRANAFLHHMVRNIAGVLMTIGAGEQAVAWAEQVLQSRDRSLGGVTSPPCGLYLVDVEYDDSYGLPRVSDEQLLWKPV
- the trpA gene encoding tryptophan synthase subunit alpha produces the protein MSRISEVFAKLASGSALIPYITAGDPHPGLTVEMMHMLVQSGADIIELGVPFSDPMADGPVIQKASERALLHDVGLGDVLEMVREFRRRDSSTPVVLMGYLNPIEVMGYAQFAEAAAAAGVDGVLTVDMPPEEAGDLMPLLDKYQLEPIFLIAPTTSMDRIRTICAAAKGYVYYVSVKGVTGASTLDVASVAEKVEKIRQCTQLPVGVGFGIKDATSAAQIAQIADGVVVGSAIIKLVENFSEQKDKMLQAIAALLKDMRQAMDQRM
- a CDS encoding L,D-transpeptidase, whose product is MASLAFIEVSIAQQRLRLRSEDKVLMDVSVATAKNGPGEVKNSECTPRGLHKIRAKIGSDCDPGTVFVGRRPTGEVYQTSMKQQHPNRDWILTRIMWLSGLEPGRNRFGNVDTMSRYVYIHGCPDDDAMGVPSSHGCIKMRNLDVISLFELVEIGTRVNIMEGPLKK
- a CDS encoding SPOR domain-containing protein, with the protein product MDNILKQRLVGAIVLISLAVIFLPMLFSGNGQFQSRFQSGIPPQPSYDIVASQLKVPEQVPSKVLEKVPLIQPTESKASNETPATQASAQIEQSHTDPDPSVPENPTPAINTPSSQKATPPVTGWVVQVGSFYKKKNAMTLRDRLRKKGLSSFVVTGRGKNGPIYRVRVGPELDRKKADNLLRTVESETRLKALLLTYP